The following proteins are encoded in a genomic region of Pan troglodytes isolate AG18354 chromosome 2, NHGRI_mPanTro3-v2.0_pri, whole genome shotgun sequence:
- the ARHGAP31 gene encoding rho GTPase-activating protein 31 isoform X2 encodes MHARNLALVWAPNLLRSKEIEATGCNGDAAFLAVRVQQVVIEFILNHVDQIFNNGAPGSLEHDENRPIMKSLTLPALSLPMKLVSLEEAQARSLATNHPARKERRENSLPEIVPPMGTLFHTVLELPDNKRKLSSKSKKWKSIFNLGRSGSDSKSKLSRNGSVFVRGQRLSVEKATIRPAKSMDSLCSVPVEGKETKGNFNRTVTTGGFFIPATKMHSTGTGSSCDLTKQEGEWGQEGMPPGAEGGFDVSSDRSHLQGAQARPPPEQLKVFRPIEDPEGEQTAPKMLGMFYTSNDSPSKSVFTSSLFQMEPSPRHQRKALNISEPFAVSVPLRVSAVISTNSTPCRTPPKELQSLSSLEEFSFHGSESGGWPEEEKPLGAETSAASVPKKAGLEDAKPVPEAPGTVECSKGLSQEPGAHLEEKKTPESSLSSQHLNELEKRPNPEKVVEEGQEAGEMESSTLQESPRARAKAVLLHEMDEDDLANALIWPEIQQELKIIESEEELSSLPPPALKTSPIQPILESSLGPFIPSEPPGSLPCGSFPAPVSAPLEVWTRDPANQSTQGASTAASREKPEPEQGLHPDLASLAPLEIVPFEKASPQATVEVGGPGNLSPPLPPAPPPPTPLEESTPVLLSKGSPEREDSSKKLRTDLYIDQLKSQDSPEISSLCQGEEATPRHSDKQNSKNAASEGKGCGFPSPTREVEIVSQEEEDVTHSVQEPSDCDEDDTVTDIAQHGLEMVEPWEEPQWVTSPLHSPTLKDAHKAQVQGLQGRQLEKRLSHRPSLRQSHSLDSKPTVKSQWTLEVPSSSSCANLETERNSDPLQPQAPRREITGWDEKALRSFREFSGLKGAEAPPNQKGPSGVQPKPAETSPISLAEGKELGTHLGHSSPQIRQGGVPGPESSKESSPGVPDSPSPGEHPAKLQLKSTECGPPKGKNRPSSLNLDPAIPIADLFWFENMASFSSPGMQVSEPGDPKVTWMTSSYCKADPWRVYSQDPQDLDIVAHALTGRRNSAPVSVSAVRTSFMVKMCQARAVPVIPPKIQYTQIPQPLPSQSSGENGVQPLERSQEEPSSTSGTTQKPAKDDSPSSLESSKEEKPKQDPGAIKSSPVDATAPCMCEGPTLSPEPGSSNLLSTQDAIVQCRKRMSETEPSGDNLLSSKLERPSGGSKPFHRSRPGRPQSLILFSPPFPIMDHLPPSSTVTDSKVLLSPIRSPTQTVSPGLLCGELAENTWVTPEGVTLRNKMTIPKNGQRLETSTSCFYQPQRRSVILDGRSGRQIE; translated from the exons AAAACCGGCCCATCATGAAGAGCCTGACCTTGCCAGCCCTCTCCCTGCCCATGAAGCTGGTGAGCCTTGAGGAAGCTCAAGCCCGCAGCCTGGCCACTAACCATCCTGCTcgcaaggaaaggagggagaacaGCCTGCCTGAGATTGTCCCTCCCATGGGCACCCTCTTCCACACTGTCCTTGAGTTACCAGACAACAA GCGAAAGCTCTCCAGTAAATCAAAGAAGTGGAAATCAATATTTAACCTGGGACGTTCTGGATCAGACTCCAAATCAAAACTGAGTAGAAATGGGAGTGTATTTGTGAGAGGACAGAGGCTCTCGG tGGAAAAGGCTACTATCCGACCAGCTAAAAGCATGGACTCACTGTGTTCAGTGCCTGTGGAAG GAAAAGAAACCAAGGGAAATTTCAATCGAACAGTTACCACCGGTGGATTTTTCATTCCAGCAACAAAGATGCACTCCACCGGCACCGGCAGCTCATGTGACCTCACCAAGCAGGAGGGCGAATGGGGCCAGGAGGGGATGCCTCCGGGGGCTGAGGGTGGCTTTGATGTGAGCAGTGATCGCAGCCATCTCCAGGGCGCCCAGGCCCGGCCCCCACCGGAACAGCTGAAGGTTTTCCGGCCTATTGAGGATCCGGAGGGCGAGCAAACAGCCCCAAAGATGTTGGGTATGTTCTACACTTCGAACGACAGCCCTAGCAAATCCGTCTTCACCAGCAGCCTCTTCCAGATGGAGCCCTCGCCGCGTCACCAGCGCAAGGCGCTGAACATCTCCGAGCCCTTTGCGGTGTCTGTGCCGCTCCGCGTGTCCGCGGTCATCAGCACCAACAGCACGCCGTGCAGAACACCCCCGAAGGAGCTGCAGTCTCTTTCCAGCCTGGAAGAGTTTTCTTTTCATGGATCAGAGAGCGGAGGCTGGCCAGAAGAAGAGAAACCGCTGGGAGCTGAGACTTCTGCAG CTTCTGTACCTAAGAAGGCAGGTCTTGAGGATGCCAAGCCAGTACCTGAAGCACCGGGGACAGTGGAATGCAGCAAAGGCCTGTCCCAGGAGCCAGGCGCCCACCTGGAGGAGAAGAAAACCCCAGAAAGCTCCTTGAGCTCTCAACATTTAAATGAATTAGAGAAGAGGCCAAATCCGGAGAAGGTGGTGGAGGAGGGACAGGAGGCTGGTGAGATGGAGTCCAGCACCCTGCAGGAGAGCCCCAGGGCCAGAGCCAAAGCTGTGCTTCTCCATGAGATG GATGAAGATGATCTGGCCAATGCCCTGATCTGGCCTGAGATTCAACAGGAGCTGAAAATCATTGAATCTGAGGAGGAGCTCTCATCGTTGCCACCTCCTGCTCTGAAGACCAGCCCAATTCAGCCTATTCTCGAGTCGAGTCTGGGGCCCTTTATTCCCTCAGAGCCTCCTGGGAGCTTGCCTTGTGGCTCCTTCCCTGCTCCAGTCTCCGCCCCTCTGGAGGTGTGGACTAGGGATCCAGCCAATCAGAGCACACAGGGGGCTTCCACAGCAGCCAGCAGAGAGAAGCCGGAGCCTGAGCAGGGCCTGCACCCAGACCTCGCCAGCCTGGCTCCTCTGGAAATAGTTCCTTTTGAGAAGGCATCTCCACAAGCAACAGTGGAAGTAGGAGGCCCAGGGAATCTGTCTCCTCCACTCCCACCTGCTCCTCCCCCTCCAACTCCTCTGGAGGAGTCAACTCCAGTCCTGCTTTCAAAGGGCAGCCCGGAAAGAGAAGACTCATCCAAGAAATTGAGGACAGATCTCTACATAGACCAGCTGAAGTCCCAAGACAGCCCTGAGATCTCTAGCCTCTGTCAGGGAGAGGAGGCAACCCCAAGACACAGTGACAAGCAAAATTCAAAGAATGCTGCTTCTGAGGGGAAAGGCTGTGGTTTTCCAAGCCCAACCAGGGAGGTTGAGATCGTCTCACAAGAAGAGGAGGATGTAACCCATTCAGTACAGGAGCCTTCAGACTGTGACGAAGATGACACTGTGACAGACATTGCCCAGCATGGCCTGGAGATGGTGGAGCCCTGGGAGGAACCCCAGTGGGTGACGAGTCCCCTTCACTCTCCCACCCTGAAAGACGCGCACAAGGCCCAGGTACAGGGCCTTCAGGGTCGCCAATTGGAGAAGAGGCTTTCCCACAGGCCCAGCCTTCGCCAGAGCCATTCTCTAGATAGCAAACCCACGGTTAAAAGCCAGTGGACTCTCGAGGTTCCCTCCTCCAGCAGCTGTGCTAATCTTGAAACAGAGAGGAATTCTGACCCTcttcagccccaggcacccaggagaGAGATTACTGGATGGGATGAGAAAGCCCTGAGGTCCTTCAGAGAGTTCTCTGGCCTGAAAGGGGCAGAGGCTCCTCCCAACCAGAAGGGACCAAGTGGTGTGCAACCCAAGCCAGCAGAAACCAGCCCCATCAGCCTAGCAGAGGGAAAGGAGCTGGGGACACACCTGGGGCACAGCAGTCCACAGATTAGGCAAGGTGGTGTTCCTGGGCCAGAGAGCAGCAAGGAGAGTTCACCCGGCGTGCCGGACAGCCCTTCGCCTGGAGAGCACCCCGCAAAGTTACAGCTAAAGAGCACAGAGTGTGGGCCCCCAAAAGGGAAAAACAGGCCTTCTTCCCTCAACTTGGACCCTGCCATTCCCATTGCTGACCTCTTCTGGTTTGAGAACATGGCCTCATTTAGTTCACCTGGAATGCAGGTCTCTGAGCCAGGAGACCCAAAGGTCACATGGATGACCTCATCTTACTGTAAAGCAGACCCCTGGAGGGTTTACTCCCAGGACCCCCAGGACCTGGACATTGTTGCTCATGCACTGACAGGCCGCCGTAACTCAGCTCCTGTGAGTGTGTCAGCTGTGAGAACCTCCTTCATGGTCAAAATGTGCCAGGCCAGGGCGGTCCCAGTCATCCCTCCCAAGATTCAGTACACCCAGAtcccacagcccctgccctctcaGAGCTCAGGGGAGAATGGGGTTCAGCCTCTGGAGAGGAGCCAGGAGGAACCCAGCTCAACCAGTGGGACCACTCAGAAACCTGCCAAAGatgattctccctcctccctggaaagctcaaaggaagaaaaaccaaAGCAAGATCCCGGAGCCATTAAGTCCTCACCAGTGGATGCCACTGCACCCTGCATGTGCGAGGGACCCACCCTTTCTCCAGAACCAGGCTCGTCTAACCTGCTCTCCACCCAGGATGCAATAGTGCAATGCAGAAAGCGCATGTCAGAGACAGAGCCATCTGGGGACAACCTTCTTTCTTCAAAACTAGAGCGACCATCTGGGGGTTCTAAGCCTTTCCACAGGTCAAGGCCAGGAAGACCTCAGAGCCTAATCTTATTCAGTCCTCCTTTCCCCATTATGGACCACCTGCCCCCCTCATCCACAGTGACAGATTCCAAGGTCCTGCTGTCCCCTATCAGAAGTCCCACCCAGACAGTTTCCCCTGGCCTTCTTTGTGGAGAGTTGGCAGAAAACACATGGGTCACACCAGAAGGGGTTACACTTAGGAATAAAATGACCATCCCTAAGAATGGCCAGAGACTAGAGACCTCAACCAGCTGTTTTTACCAGCCTCAGCGGAGATCAGTAATTCTGGATGGAAGAAGTGGGAGGCAAATAGAATGA